The following proteins come from a genomic window of Eleginops maclovinus isolate JMC-PN-2008 ecotype Puerto Natales chromosome 8, JC_Emac_rtc_rv5, whole genome shotgun sequence:
- the fbxw2 gene encoding F-box/WD repeat-containing protein 2, which translates to MEKAAFEGWLESVSVAFLTLNDQQRNQSLDHLISLSGAVQLRHLSNGLETLLKRDFLRLLPLELAFYLIHWLDPETLLTCCLVCKQWNKLINSCTEVWQGVCRKLGWRIDESIQDAPHWKAVYLKAKLRMVQLQDQEAFETSSLIGHSARVYALYYKDGLLCTGSDDLSAKLWDVRTGQCIYGIQTHTCATVKFDEQKLVTGSFDNTIASWEWSTGAKIQQFRGHTGAVFSVDYNDELDVLVSGSADFTVKVWALSAGACLNTLTGHTEWVTKVILQKSEVESVVHSPGDYILLSVDKYEIKVWPLGREINCKCLKTLSVSEDRSISLQPRLQFDGRYIVCSSDIGVYQWDFASFEILRVIKTQDPANLSLLSFGEVFSLLFDNHFLYVMDLRTEAISGRWPLPAYRKSKRGSSFLPGVTSWLNGLDGDNDSGLVFATSMPDHSIHLVLWKENG; encoded by the exons ATGGAGAAGGCAGCCTTTGAGGGGTGGCTGGAGTCAGTCTCCGTCGCTTTCCTTACTCTGAACGACCAGCAGCGCAACCAGTCTCTGGACCACCTCATTTCTCTCAGTGGTGCAGTCCAGCTCCGTCACCTGTCCAATGGACTGGAGACCCTGCTGAAGCGCGACTTCCTGCGCCTCCTTCCCCTGGAGCTGGCCTTCTACCTGATACACTGGCTGGACCCTGAGACTCTGCTGACCTGCTGCCTGGTCTGCAAGCAGTGGAATAAG CTGATCAACTCGTGCACAGAGGTGTGGCAGGGTGTGTGTCGGAAGCTGGGCTGGAGGATCGATGAGTCCATTCAGGACGCCCCACACTGGAAGGCGGTGTACCTGAAGGCTAAGCTCCGCATGGTACAGCTGCAGGATCAGGAAGCCTTCGAGACATCCTCCCTGATTGGACACAGCGCTCGAGTATACGCCCTCTACTATAAGGACGGCCTCCTCTGCACAG GTTCTGACGACCTCTCTGCCAAACTATGGGATGTGCGCACTGGGCAGTGCATTTACGGAATCCAGACGCACACCTGCGCCACGGTGAAATTCGATGAACAGAAGCTGGTGACCGGGTCCTTCGACAACACCATCGCCAGCTGGGAGTGGAGCACAGGAGCCAAAATCCAGCAGTTCAGGGGCCACACAGGAGCAG TGTTCAGCGTGGACTACAACGACGAGCTGGACGTGCTGGTGAGCGGCTCTGCAGACTTCACAGTGAAGGTGTGGGCCCTGTCTGCAGGGGCCTGCCTCAACACCCTCACCGGACACACCGAGTGGGTCACCAAG GTGATTCTGCAGAAAAGTGAAGTGGAGTCTGTGGTGCACAGTCCTGGGGATTACATCCTCCTGAGTGTGGATAAGTATGAAATTAAG GTGTGGCCTTTAGGCAGAGAGATCAACTGTAAGTGTCTGAAGACCCTGTCGGTGTCGGAGGACCGCAGTATCAGCCTGCAGCCCCGCCTGCAGTTCGACGGACGCTACATCGTCTGCAGCTCGGACATCGGAGTCTATCAGTGGGACTTTGCCAGTTTTGAGATTCTCAG GGTGATAAAGACGCAGGACCCGGCCAACCTTTCCCTGCTCAGCTTCGGCGAGGTGTTCTCGCTCCTTTTCGACAACCACTTCCTGTACGTGATGGACCTGAGGACGGAGGCCATCTCGGGCCGCTGGCCTCTCCCCGCCTACAGGAAGTCCAAACGAGGGTCCAGCTTCCTGCCCGGCGTCACCTCCTGGCTCAACGGCCTGGACGGGGACAATGACTCTGGACTGGTGTTCGCCACCAGCATGCCCGACCATAGCATTCACTTAGTCCTGTGGAAGGAGAACGGATAG